One stretch of Procambarus clarkii isolate CNS0578487 chromosome 35, FALCON_Pclarkii_2.0, whole genome shotgun sequence DNA includes these proteins:
- the LOC123768489 gene encoding putative RNA exonuclease pqe-1 isoform X3, with protein MDYPLSEGSSSSSSSLEEVDTSSVSSSSHIATSNAPSDIEDCMIASNNSKMSRRQRKNKNKKSRGQGNLSSQGGALKIGSESTQVLFEHLDKTEEQLYELLFPLCCGMEDRVLNGYPYVTNHGVFIFKTIGYSTLAGVLSGGCEIVDDEMNKKQAADIHKIVDVEVGNSDYSDPESLEDESASSDSYHDDCQETSSGISTDSKDSEGDYESSYTSDMDVNFCTNFDSNFTCKNKKCGNYQPIEKCKRCKQSFNVNDNGSRACQYHPKKVTIRKDGQLRYVCCNKMKGVQGCTIAPMHVYYNIKVGLNGPLDTFICTRGGEGKRVLGLDCEMIFTTEGFELARVTLVSINGKVILDLYVKPVGRVFDYNTQFSGITARHMDQAVSFTEARDRVLNLVSSSTVLIGHSLEGDLAALHMVHRNVIDTALLFKAPQNSQSLGLVVNKQSLKSLAKRHLCRDIQKDGNRGHDSLEDASAVLDLVLNYFVESPKFPKIAPLPVALQNM; from the coding sequence ATGGACTACCCTCTTTctgaaggcagcagcagcagcagcagcagcttggagGAGGTTGACACATCATCTgttagcagcagcagccacattgCCACCAGCAATGCTCCTTCAGACATTGAAGATTGCATGATTGCTTCCAATAATTCAAAAATGTCTCGAAGGCAGCGCAAAAATAAGAACAAGAAAAGTAGAGGTCAAGGAAATTTGTCAAGTCAAGGTGGGGCATTAAAGATTGGGAGTGAAAGTACCCAAGTGCTTTTTGAGCACCTTGACAAAACGGAGGAACAGCTGTATGAACTTTTATTTCCactctgttgtgggatggaggacagAGTGCTTAATGGTTATCCCTATGTTACCAATCATGGCGTTTTTATATTCAAAACCATTGGATACTCTACGTTGGCTGGAGTATTGAGTGGCGGTTGTGAGATTGTGGATGATGAGATGAATAAAAAACAAGCAGCAGATATTCACAAGATTGTAGATGTTGAGGTTGGTAATTCTGATTATTCTGATCCAGAATCACTGGAAGATGAAAGTGCCAGTAGTGATAGCTATCATGATGACTGCCAGGAAACATCATCTGGTATTAGCACAGATAGCAAAGATAGTGAAGGTGATTATGAGAGTTCATACACTAGTGATATGGATGTAAATTTCTGTACGAACTTTGATTCCAATTTTACCTGTAAAAATAAGAAATGTGGAAATTATCAGCCAATTGAAAAGTGCAAGAGATGTAAGCAATCTTTTAATGTAAATGATAATGGAAGTAGAGCTTGCCAATATCATCCCAAAAAAGTGACAATACGGAAAGATGGCCAGCTACGTTACGTGTGTTGTAACAAGATGAAAGGTGTACAGGGATGTACCATAGCACCCATGCATGTGTATTATAATATAAAAGTGGGTCTAAATGGCCCTTTGGATACCTTTATTTGTACAAGAGGAGGAGAAGGCAAAAGAGTACTAGGTTTAGATTGTGAGATGATCTTCACAACAGAAGGATTTGAGTTGGCAAGAGTCACCTTAGTAAGTATTAATGGGAAGGTAATTCTTGATCTCTACGTAAAGCCCGTGGGACGAGTGTTTGATTACAACACACAGTTCTCGGGCATTACTGCCAGACACATGGATCAAGCTGTGTCCTTTACAGAGGCTCGTGACAGGGTATTGAATCTGGTGTCAAGTTCAACAGTCCTCATTGGTCACAGCTTAGAAGGTGACCTGGCAGCATTGCACATGGTTCACCGCAATGTTATAGACACTGCCTTGCTCTTCAAGGCTCCACAAAATTCTCAGTCATTGGGGCTAGTTGTAAACAAGCAGTCATTAAAGTCATTGGCCAAGAGACACTTGTGTAGGGATATTCAAAAGGATGGAAATAGGGGTCATGACAGCCTAGAGGATGCCAGTGCTGTTCTGGACCTGGTTCTTAATTATTTTGTTGAATCTCCCAAATTTCCTAAAATAGCTCCATTACCAGTTGCACTTCAAAATATGTGA
- the LOC123768489 gene encoding uncharacterized protein isoform X2 encodes MSSGHAVIGQHVAVTSLGIMAGSHTHADHDPTMFFISLVVAVTVIVLIWLIRRVRDKDVDPNERSSQKKRASESALSKNVNQKASKKKPAAAAAWRKPASSVQFTHPELLTSLKGHSGSVTSGGFSSNGKHFISAADVGSGGRFDPGGRFGKVNSNENNFVLERTMDYPLSEGSSSSSSSLEEVDTSSVSSSSHIATSNAPSDIEDCMIASNNSKMSRRQRKNKNKKSRGQGNLSSQGGALKIGSESTQVLFEHLDKTEEQLYELLFPLCCGMEDRVLNGYPYVTNHGVFIFKTIGYSTLAGVLSGGCEIVDDEMNKKQAADIHKIVDVEVGNSDYSDPESLEDESASSDSYHDDCQETSSGISTDSKDSEGDYESSYTSDMDVNFCTNFDSNFTCKNKKCGNYQPIEKCKRCKQSFNVNDNGSRACQYHPKKVTIRKDGQLRYVCCNKMKGVQGCTIAPMHVYYNIKVGLNGPLDTFICTRGGEGKRVLGLDCEMIFTTEGFELARVTLVSINGKVILDLYVKPVGRVFDYNTQFSGITARHMDQAVSFTEARDRVLNLVSSSTVLIGHSLEGDLAALHMVHRNVIDTALLFKAPQNSQSLGLVVNKQSLKSLAKRHLCRDIQKDGNRGHDSLEDASAVLDLVLNYFVESPKFPKIAPLPVALQNM; translated from the exons ATGAGCAGCGGTCACGCGGTGATTGGCCAACACGTGGCCGTGACGTCACTAGGCATTATGGCGGGCTCCCACACACACGCCGACCACGATCCCACCATGTTTTTCATTTCTTTGGTTGTAGCAGTTACTGTGATCGTGTTAATATGGCTCATACGGCGCGTGAGGGACAAGGACGTCGACCCAAATGAACGAAGCA GTCAAAAGAAACGGGCCTCGGAATCTGCTTTATCGAAGAATGTCAACCAGAAAGCATCCAAGAaaaagccagcagcagcagcagcatggcgGAAGCCTGCAAGCTCAGTGCAGTTTACTCACCCTGAATTGTTGACGTCTTTGAAAGGACATTCTGGATCTGTCACAAGTGGCGGCTTCTCCTCAAATGGCAAACATTTTATCTCGGCAGCTGATG TTGGAAGTGGCGGACGCTTTGATCCTGGCGGAAGATTTGGGAAGGTGAACTCTAATGAAAATAATTTCGTTCTGGAGCGCACCATGGACTACCCTCTTTctgaaggcagcagcagcagcagcagcagcttggagGAGGTTGACACATCATCTgttagcagcagcagccacattgCCACCAGCAATGCTCCTTCAGACATTGAAGATTGCATGATTGCTTCCAATAATTCAAAAATGTCTCGAAGGCAGCGCAAAAATAAGAACAAGAAAAGTAGAGGTCAAGGAAATTTGTCAAGTCAAGGTGGGGCATTAAAGATTGGGAGTGAAAGTACCCAAGTGCTTTTTGAGCACCTTGACAAAACGGAGGAACAGCTGTATGAACTTTTATTTCCactctgttgtgggatggaggacagAGTGCTTAATGGTTATCCCTATGTTACCAATCATGGCGTTTTTATATTCAAAACCATTGGATACTCTACGTTGGCTGGAGTATTGAGTGGCGGTTGTGAGATTGTGGATGATGAGATGAATAAAAAACAAGCAGCAGATATTCACAAGATTGTAGATGTTGAGGTTGGTAATTCTGATTATTCTGATCCAGAATCACTGGAAGATGAAAGTGCCAGTAGTGATAGCTATCATGATGACTGCCAGGAAACATCATCTGGTATTAGCACAGATAGCAAAGATAGTGAAGGTGATTATGAGAGTTCATACACTAGTGATATGGATGTAAATTTCTGTACGAACTTTGATTCCAATTTTACCTGTAAAAATAAGAAATGTGGAAATTATCAGCCAATTGAAAAGTGCAAGAGATGTAAGCAATCTTTTAATGTAAATGATAATGGAAGTAGAGCTTGCCAATATCATCCCAAAAAAGTGACAATACGGAAAGATGGCCAGCTACGTTACGTGTGTTGTAACAAGATGAAAGGTGTACAGGGATGTACCATAGCACCCATGCATGTGTATTATAATATAAAAGTGGGTCTAAATGGCCCTTTGGATACCTTTATTTGTACAAGAGGAGGAGAAGGCAAAAGAGTACTAGGTTTAGATTGTGAGATGATCTTCACAACAGAAGGATTTGAGTTGGCAAGAGTCACCTTAGTAAGTATTAATGGGAAGGTAATTCTTGATCTCTACGTAAAGCCCGTGGGACGAGTGTTTGATTACAACACACAGTTCTCGGGCATTACTGCCAGACACATGGATCAAGCTGTGTCCTTTACAGAGGCTCGTGACAGGGTATTGAATCTGGTGTCAAGTTCAACAGTCCTCATTGGTCACAGCTTAGAAGGTGACCTGGCAGCATTGCACATGGTTCACCGCAATGTTATAGACACTGCCTTGCTCTTCAAGGCTCCACAAAATTCTCAGTCATTGGGGCTAGTTGTAAACAAGCAGTCATTAAAGTCATTGGCCAAGAGACACTTGTGTAGGGATATTCAAAAGGATGGAAATAGGGGTCATGACAGCCTAGAGGATGCCAGTGCTGTTCTGGACCTGGTTCTTAATTATTTTGTTGAATCTCCCAAATTTCCTAAAATAGCTCCATTACCAGTTGCACTTCAAAATATGTGA
- the LOC123768489 gene encoding uncharacterized protein isoform X1 produces MSSGHAVIGQHVAVTSLGIMAGSHTHADHDPTMFFISLVVAVTVIVLIWLIRRVRDKDVDPNERSSQKKRASESALSKNVNQKASKKKPAAAAAWRKPASSVQFTHPELLTSLKGHSGSVTSGGFSSNGKHFISAADEFTVFSAVGSGGRFDPGGRFGKVNSNENNFVLERTMDYPLSEGSSSSSSSLEEVDTSSVSSSSHIATSNAPSDIEDCMIASNNSKMSRRQRKNKNKKSRGQGNLSSQGGALKIGSESTQVLFEHLDKTEEQLYELLFPLCCGMEDRVLNGYPYVTNHGVFIFKTIGYSTLAGVLSGGCEIVDDEMNKKQAADIHKIVDVEVGNSDYSDPESLEDESASSDSYHDDCQETSSGISTDSKDSEGDYESSYTSDMDVNFCTNFDSNFTCKNKKCGNYQPIEKCKRCKQSFNVNDNGSRACQYHPKKVTIRKDGQLRYVCCNKMKGVQGCTIAPMHVYYNIKVGLNGPLDTFICTRGGEGKRVLGLDCEMIFTTEGFELARVTLVSINGKVILDLYVKPVGRVFDYNTQFSGITARHMDQAVSFTEARDRVLNLVSSSTVLIGHSLEGDLAALHMVHRNVIDTALLFKAPQNSQSLGLVVNKQSLKSLAKRHLCRDIQKDGNRGHDSLEDASAVLDLVLNYFVESPKFPKIAPLPVALQNM; encoded by the exons ATGAGCAGCGGTCACGCGGTGATTGGCCAACACGTGGCCGTGACGTCACTAGGCATTATGGCGGGCTCCCACACACACGCCGACCACGATCCCACCATGTTTTTCATTTCTTTGGTTGTAGCAGTTACTGTGATCGTGTTAATATGGCTCATACGGCGCGTGAGGGACAAGGACGTCGACCCAAATGAACGAAGCA GTCAAAAGAAACGGGCCTCGGAATCTGCTTTATCGAAGAATGTCAACCAGAAAGCATCCAAGAaaaagccagcagcagcagcagcatggcgGAAGCCTGCAAGCTCAGTGCAGTTTACTCACCCTGAATTGTTGACGTCTTTGAAAGGACATTCTGGATCTGTCACAAGTGGCGGCTTCTCCTCAAATGGCAAACATTTTATCTCGGCAGCTGATG AGTTCACTGTATTTTCTGCAGTTGGAAGTGGCGGACGCTTTGATCCTGGCGGAAGATTTGGGAAGGTGAACTCTAATGAAAATAATTTCGTTCTGGAGCGCACCATGGACTACCCTCTTTctgaaggcagcagcagcagcagcagcagcttggagGAGGTTGACACATCATCTgttagcagcagcagccacattgCCACCAGCAATGCTCCTTCAGACATTGAAGATTGCATGATTGCTTCCAATAATTCAAAAATGTCTCGAAGGCAGCGCAAAAATAAGAACAAGAAAAGTAGAGGTCAAGGAAATTTGTCAAGTCAAGGTGGGGCATTAAAGATTGGGAGTGAAAGTACCCAAGTGCTTTTTGAGCACCTTGACAAAACGGAGGAACAGCTGTATGAACTTTTATTTCCactctgttgtgggatggaggacagAGTGCTTAATGGTTATCCCTATGTTACCAATCATGGCGTTTTTATATTCAAAACCATTGGATACTCTACGTTGGCTGGAGTATTGAGTGGCGGTTGTGAGATTGTGGATGATGAGATGAATAAAAAACAAGCAGCAGATATTCACAAGATTGTAGATGTTGAGGTTGGTAATTCTGATTATTCTGATCCAGAATCACTGGAAGATGAAAGTGCCAGTAGTGATAGCTATCATGATGACTGCCAGGAAACATCATCTGGTATTAGCACAGATAGCAAAGATAGTGAAGGTGATTATGAGAGTTCATACACTAGTGATATGGATGTAAATTTCTGTACGAACTTTGATTCCAATTTTACCTGTAAAAATAAGAAATGTGGAAATTATCAGCCAATTGAAAAGTGCAAGAGATGTAAGCAATCTTTTAATGTAAATGATAATGGAAGTAGAGCTTGCCAATATCATCCCAAAAAAGTGACAATACGGAAAGATGGCCAGCTACGTTACGTGTGTTGTAACAAGATGAAAGGTGTACAGGGATGTACCATAGCACCCATGCATGTGTATTATAATATAAAAGTGGGTCTAAATGGCCCTTTGGATACCTTTATTTGTACAAGAGGAGGAGAAGGCAAAAGAGTACTAGGTTTAGATTGTGAGATGATCTTCACAACAGAAGGATTTGAGTTGGCAAGAGTCACCTTAGTAAGTATTAATGGGAAGGTAATTCTTGATCTCTACGTAAAGCCCGTGGGACGAGTGTTTGATTACAACACACAGTTCTCGGGCATTACTGCCAGACACATGGATCAAGCTGTGTCCTTTACAGAGGCTCGTGACAGGGTATTGAATCTGGTGTCAAGTTCAACAGTCCTCATTGGTCACAGCTTAGAAGGTGACCTGGCAGCATTGCACATGGTTCACCGCAATGTTATAGACACTGCCTTGCTCTTCAAGGCTCCACAAAATTCTCAGTCATTGGGGCTAGTTGTAAACAAGCAGTCATTAAAGTCATTGGCCAAGAGACACTTGTGTAGGGATATTCAAAAGGATGGAAATAGGGGTCATGACAGCCTAGAGGATGCCAGTGCTGTTCTGGACCTGGTTCTTAATTATTTTGTTGAATCTCCCAAATTTCCTAAAATAGCTCCATTACCAGTTGCACTTCAAAATATGTGA